CACTACAAGGTTCTGCTATTGGCAAATGTtggaaatcaaagaaaataaatctgataCTGTTTGAGAAAGATGAAAAGACTGACTAGCAGTGTAATAGTTTAGAAGTTTCAGAAAGCATCATATGTTCATTCAGGGAACGGAGCCCTGGAGTTGCTGTCACGGGTCGACTTGTTGCTTTGCCGTGGCTAACACGTGGCGAATGCACAACTTACTGGGGTCGATCTCACCTCAGGCAACTGCGGGATTTGAATCAGCCTCTTGAAATACTGCAAGTTACTGGAGCGATAGAACAGACTCTTTAGCctggaagagagacgaggacagacgtGAAGAGAAAGACGatgagcgagagcgagagcgagagagaggaccAGACAGAAGATCAAGGAGGACAGAGCTGAGCGGTTTGATGGGAGAAAAATTCAATCATGACGGCGCTGAAAGATCAGTCTCCGGGGTCACGATCAGTcggagagcagaggaactgTGGCCGACTGGTTTTCTGTCCGTATGTCTGTGAGAGAGACTGAAGGAGCTTCATACTTTTTAAACTGTTCCTGGAAGCGATCTCTGTGGCCCTGCAGAGTGTCAGCTGGAAggcctgcaacacacacacacacatcagtactGGAAGAGCGTCCAGAAATCCTTTAATATGAAGGTGCACATCAGTATAATGTGATTTTATGTAAAACACTTCACTGAGACATTTCAAGAAGACAAATTGTGTGGCGCGGATCTCTCCAGAGAGCCGAAATCGCTTTCTGTTTGATTGTTTGAGATGCGATCatgacaatggaaaaaaaaaaaaatcactacaGAGGGGAAGGTAAAACGATTTCATAATCATTCACATTTAGAAGAGCGTGTTTCAAATGTATAATTTTTCATTAAGTGTACTAGAGATGAactaaaatcataaaaaaagccTTTGTGTAAAACCTCAGTAACGGCAGTGGCCTACATACACAcagatttgaaataaaaagtgtCAAACTGGCAGCAGGAGAGTCGAGCTTCCAACAGCCAGCAACAATAATTTTGGATGATGTGAAAAACTTAAGTGGCGCTTCAAACCAAAAATTAAGATGTCATGAAACAAAAGCATGTGTGGTGTGAGAGTTGGAGgggcgcagtgtgtgtgtgtgtgtgtgtgtgtgtgtgtgtgtgtgtgtgtgtgtgtgtgtgtgtgtgtgtgtggcattatGCTTCCATCGAAGACTGTTAAGACGaaataaaaaactgaacagAATTAAATGCGGCTCGGGACTCGGAGGCAGCATGAAAGAAGCTGCAGTGTGAAATATAATTCTATTTATTAGTGACTCATCCGCCTTCTATAGCTCAAACTATTAGTATGATTGGTTAACTGCAGCCAGGCTGGCCGGGCTGACTTCCGGCAGCAGGGTTCAGGAACGTCTTCTGTGAACTTCTTGAATGTTAATTTTACGGATAACCCCGTCAACAACGAGCTTGTCTTGATTAGTAATTTACAAGCGTTGATTATGCCTCAGTAATCATGGATGTAATGAGTTGAGTCAAGGAAACTTTCAAAACAGAGCTGTGATGATAATTCTCAATTCCCTCATGGACTGTGGCTGATTAATCGAATATCATCAACGTCTTGCTAGGAAGATAAAGCTCCTGCAAattagaaatacattttaagaTACTATCAAATGTTTGATGATTCATCCGGTGGCGTTCAGTCTCCAATGTcggatcagaatcagaattcaCCCACGTGTCGGATCAAACCGTCACGAGACCGGCCGGTTTCACCCTACTGACGACGTGTTGTTGCAATAGGAACCCTTTGAGGATAACAGCATCCTGCTCAAATGTTGTCAAATGATAATCATTGGTCAAATCATATTATTAATTTTGATTTGTGTCAATTACACTCTGAGCCTTTTGTTGCTGCCATTTCTCAGTGTCAGACTCTGTTGCTTTGTTCCTGTTCCTCCGGGCCAACATGTGGGCTTGATGGGATTTGCAAAGCTTTGTAATCTGACACCCTTTCACGCCATATGCTGGTttggagagagagtgtgtgtgtgtgtgtaggttgtACCATGTGCCTGTTACTTGCATTCTACAACTACAATGTTGAATTTGGCTTTATTTTATCTGCTTTGggacattgttgttttttcaccgGTGTATCCGTTTACTGAGACAACAAAGAACAAGCATGTTCATCAAAAAGCATCAGGCCGAGCTGGTTGATAGGAGATGTCCACTTTGAGTAAACAACCAGGAGCTAACAAGGTTTCCCGTCATGACAAACATCATTTCACTGGAAACCGTGAGTGCTGCTGGATCAGGTGTGCCGGAGGCCAGGGACTCACATGAGTGCAGCTTAAACAGAAGCTTGACGGTGTAGTCGTACAGGTGGCTGCAGTCCAGGATGACTTGGATGAGCGGGGCCAGACGGCACTGACCGGCGGCGGTCACCGAAACCGACCGGGACATGTCAAGAGAGCTGAACactgaggggagggagggggaggaggggagggagagagagaccaaCCTCATCAACACGCTACTTAAATCAATACGCACAAATaaactgcatgtgtgtgtgtaaactcaAGTGGTGTCATTATGAACGCAGCgggagccacacacaccccattCCCACATTTAATTCAAA
The sequence above is a segment of the Salarias fasciatus chromosome 14, fSalaFa1.1, whole genome shotgun sequence genome. Coding sequences within it:
- the LOC115400708 gene encoding huntingtin-interacting protein 1-like, whose protein sequence is MFDYLECELNLFLGVFSSLDMSRSVSVTAAGQCRLAPLIQVILDCSHLYDYTVKLLFKLHSCLPADTLQGHRDRFQEQFKKLKSLFYRSSNLQYFKRLIQIPQLPELERIKGYRDVSCGGISVTFTVGKHVCHLLSLPSGSPLSAGQSRVGKSNNAKVTAAKGLTPDSSA